A section of the Phoenix dactylifera cultivar Barhee BC4 unplaced genomic scaffold, palm_55x_up_171113_PBpolish2nd_filt_p 000729F, whole genome shotgun sequence genome encodes:
- the LOC103707336 gene encoding tubulin beta-1 chain-like, whose translation MREILHVQGGQCGNQIGSKFWEVVCDEHGINPTGSYTGNSDLQLERINVYYNEASCGRFVPRAVLMDLEPGTMDSIRTGPYGQIFRPDNFVFGQSGAGNNWAKGHYTEGAELIDSVLDVVRKEAENCDCLQGFQVCHSLGGGTGSGMGTLLISKIREEYPDRMMLTFSVFPSPKVSDTVVEPYNATLSVHQLVENADECMVLDNEALYDICFRTLKLTTPSFGDLNHLISATMSGVTCCLRFPGQLNSDLRKLAVNLIPFPRLHFFMVGFAPLTSRGSQQYRALTVPELTQQMWDAKNMMCAADPRHGRYLTASAMFRGKMSTKEVDEQMINVQNKNSSYFVEWIPNNVKSTVCDIPPRGLSMASTFIGNSTSIQEMFRRVSEQFTAMFRRKAFLHWYTGEGMDEMEFTEAESNMNDLVSEYQQYQDATADEEGDYEDEEEMPEDI comes from the exons ATGAGAGAAATCCTCCACGTCCAGGGTGGCCAGTGCGGGAACCAGATCGGTTCCAAGTTCTGGGAAGTAGTGTGCGATGAACACGGGATCAATCCCACCGGGAGCTACACAGGGAACTCCGATCTCCAACTGGAACGCATCAATGTGTACTACAACGAGGCCTCTTGTGGGAGGTTCGTCCCCAGGGCGGTGCTCATGGATCTGGAACCTGGCACCATGGACAGCATCCGCACGGGGCCGTACGGCCAGATATTCCGCCCGGATAACTTCGTCTTCGGCCAGTCCGGCGCCGGGAACAACTGGGCCAAGGGGCACTACACCGAGGGTGCTGAGCTCATCGACTCGGTTCTTGATGTGGTGAGGAAGGAGGCCGAGAACTGCGACTGCCTTCAAG GGTTTCAGGTTTGCCACTCACTTGGAGGAGGGACTGGATCTGGAATGGGAACACTTCTGATATCAAAGATCAGGGAGGAGTACCCTGATCGGATGATGCTCACATTTTCTGTTTTCCCTTCTCCGAAGGTTTCTGACACAGTGGTCGAACCCTATAATGCTACCCTTTCTGTCCACCAGTTGGTGGAGAATGCAGATGAATGCATGGTCCTGGACAATGAGGCCCTCTATGATATATGCTTCCGCACTCTCAAGCTGACCACTCCTAGCT TTGGAGACTTGAACCACCTCATCTCTGCAACTATGAGTGGGGTCACATGCTGCCTTCGGTTCCCTGGGCAATTGAACTCTGACCTCCGGAAGCTGGCTGTGAACCTGATTCCCTTCCCCCGTCTCCATTTCTTTATGGTTGGGTTTGCCCCCTTGACCTCTCGTGGATCACAGCAATATCGGGCCCTGACGGTCCCTGAGCTGACCCAACAGATGTGGGATGCCAAGAACATGATGTGTGCTGCTGATCCTCGGCATGGCCGCTACCTCACGGCATCTGCCATGTTCCGTGGAAAAATGAGCACCAAAGAAGTTGATGAGCAGATGATCAACGTCCAGAACAAGAATTCTTCATACTTTGTGGAGTGGATTCCCAACAATGTTAAATCCACTGTTTGTGACATTCCACCTAGGGGCCTCTCTATGGCCTCCACCTTCATCGGTAACTCGACATCTATCCAAGAGATGTTCAGGAGGGTGAGTGAGCAGTTTACAGCCATGTTCAGGCGGAAGGCCTTCTTGCACTGGTACACAGGGGAGGGTATGGATGAGATGGAATTCACAGAGGCTGAGAGCAACATGAATGACCTTGTCTCGGAGTATCAGCAATATCAAGATGCTACTGCTGATGAGGAAGGTGACTATGAGGATGAGGAAGAGATGCCCGAGGACATCTGA